In Salvelinus alpinus chromosome 20, SLU_Salpinus.1, whole genome shotgun sequence, a genomic segment contains:
- the LOC139547267 gene encoding uncharacterized protein — LPVLYHPVLYHPVLYHPVLYLPVLYLPVLYHPVLYLLVLYHPVLYHLVLYLPVLYHPVLYLPVLYLPVLYLPVLYHPVLYHPVLYHPVLYLPVLYHPVLYLPVLYLPVLYFPVLYLPVLCLPVLCLPVLYLPVVYLPVLYHPVLYHPVLYHPVLYHPVLYHPVLYLPYILRRLYAQCLRCVCTAQCVLCQHPACAGRR, encoded by the exons cttccggtactctatcatccggtactctatcatccggtactctatcatccggtactctatcttccggtactatatcttccggtactctatcatccggtactctatcttctggtactct ATCATCCGGTACTCTATCATCTGGTActctatcttccggtactctatcatccggtactctatcttccggtactctatcttccggtactctatcttccggtactctatcatccggtactctatcatccggtactctatcatccggtactctatcttccggtactctatcatccggtactctatcttccggtactctatcttccggtactctattttccggtactctatcttccggtactctGTCTTCCGGTACTCTGTCTTCCGGTACTCTATCTTCCGGTAGtctatcttccggtactctatcATCCGGTACTCTATCATCCGGTGCTCTATCATCCGGTGCTCTATCATCCGGTACTCTATCATCCGGTGctctatcttccg tatatcctgcgccggctctacgcacagtgtctccggtgcgtctgcacagcccagtgcgtcctgtgtcaGCACCCCGCATGTGCAGGGCGAAGAtag
- the LOC139547269 gene encoding meiosis-specific nuclear structural protein 1-like: protein MIEYQMIEYRKIEYRKIEYRMIEYRMIEYRKIEYRMIEYRMIEYRKVEYWKIQYQMIEYRKIEYRKIEYRMIEYQKIEYRKIQYRMIEYRMIEYRMIEYRMIEYRKIEYRKIEYRMIEYQMIEYRKIEYRKIEYRMIEYRMIEYRKIEYRMIEYRMIEYRKVEYWKIQYQMIEYRKIEYRKIEYRMIEYRMIEYRKIEYRKIQYQMIEYRKIEYRKIEYRKIEYRKIEYRKIEHRMIEYRMIEHRMIEHRMIEYRMIEYRKIDYRKIEYRKTESWKTEYRKIEYRKIEYRKIEYRKIEYRMIEYRMIEYRKIEYRKIEYRKIEYRMIEYRMIEYRKIEYRKIQYQMIEYRKIEYRKIEYRKIEYRKIEYRKIEHRMIEYRMIEHRMIEHRMIEYRMIEYRKIDYRKIEYRKTEYRKTEYRKIEYRKIEYRKIEYRKIEQSTGR from the exons ATGATAGAATACCAGATgatagagtaccggaagatagagtaccggaagatagagTACCGGATGATAGAATACCGGATgatagagtaccggaagatagagTACCGGATGATAGAATACCGGATGATAGAGTACCGGAAGGTAGAGTACTGGAAGATACAATACCAGATgatagagtaccggaagatagagtaccggaagatagagTACCGGATGATAGAATACCAGAagatagagtaccggaagataCAATACCGGATGATAGAGTACCGGATGATAGAGTACCGGATGATAGAGTACCGGATgatagagtaccggaagatagagtaccggaagatagagTACCGGATGATAGAATACCAGATgatagagtaccggaagatagagtaccggaagatagagTACCGGATGATAGAATACCGGATgatagagtaccggaagatagagTACCGGATGATAGAATACCGGATGATAGAGTACCGGAAGGTAGAGTACTGGAAGATACAATACCAGATgatagagtaccggaagatagagtaccggaagatagagTACCGGATGATAGAATACCGGATgatagagtaccggaagatagagtaccggaagataCAATACCAGATgatagagtaccggaagatagagtaccggaagatagagtaccggaagatagagtaccggaagatagagtaccggaagatagagCACCGGATGATAGAGTACCGGATGATAGAGCACCGGATGATAGAGCACCGGATGATAGAGTACCGGATgatagagtaccggaagatagaCTACCGGAAGATAGAGTACCGGAAGACAGAGTCCTGGAAGACagagtaccggaagatagagtaccggaagatagagtaccggaagatagagtaccggaagatagagtaccggatgatagagtaccggatgatagagtaccggaagatagagtaccggaaaatagagtaccggaagatagagTACCGGATGATAGAATACCGGATgatagagtaccggaagatagagtaccggaagataCAATACCAGATgatagagtaccggaagatagagtaccggaagatagagtaccggaagatagagtaccggaagatagagtaccggaagatagagCACCGGATGATAGAGTACCGGATGATAGAGCACCGGATGATAGAGCACCGGATGATAGAGTACCGGATgatagagtaccggaagatagaCTACCGGAAGATAGAGTACCGGAAGACAGAGTACCGGAAGACagagtaccggaagatagagtaccggaaaatagagtaccggaagatagagtaccggaagataga ACagagtaccggaagatag